In the genome of Hevea brasiliensis isolate MT/VB/25A 57/8 chromosome 14, ASM3005281v1, whole genome shotgun sequence, the window CTAGATATGAGGCCAAATTAGTTGAGGGAATTGTCAATGATGTTTTGAACAAATTTAGTGATATGTCTAAAGGTGATGATTCTTATGATCTCAACTTGATTGGAATTAAACTGCGTGTGGAAGAAGTGGAACAGTTGTTAAATGAGAAGCAGATTGTAGGAATTTGGGGGATGGGAGGCATTGGTAAAACAACTATTGCACAAGAAGTATTTCATCGAAACAAGAATAAATTTGATGGTCATTGTTTCGTTGAAAATGTTAGGGAAACAATGACAAAGCAATCATCAAATTCAGTGCGAGTCAAAATCATTCCACAATTATTAAGGGACAAACATGTAGACAGTTTGAATGATTCTACTAGGAGAAGGCTTAAGAGTAAGAAGGTGTTGATTGTTTTTGATGATGTAGAGGATCGAAACCATTTAAAAGATTTAGCAGGAGAGTGTGATTTGTATGGTGAGGGAAGTAGAATCATCATAACTAGTAGAGATTCACATGTACTTAATTCTGATTTTTCAGAGAAAGGCGTATATGAGGTTGAGAAGTTAATTGATTCTCAAAGTATGGAACTCTTTAGCTTGCATGCCTTCAACCAAAATCTTCCTAAGGAAAAATATTTGGAGCTATCAAAGAAGGTGACAATCTATGCTAGAGGCAATCCACTTGCTCTTAAAGTTTTGGGATCTCATTTATTTCGCAGGACGATAAAAGAATGGGAAAGTGAATTGGAAAAATTGGAAGGCAAATCTCTTAAGAAAATTCAAGATGTTTTGAAAACAAGTTATGATGGGCTAGAAAAGAGTGAACAGGAAATATTTCTTGATATTGCATGTTTCTTCAAAGGGGAAGATAAAGATGAGGTTGAGAGAAAATTAAAAGCATGTggtttctatccagaaagtgGAATACCTCGTCTAATTGAGAAATCTCTTATAACTATTTCAAACGGTGCGGTAGATATGCATGACTTGTTAGAGCAAATGGGCAAGGATATTGTTAATGAGGAATGCAAACAGCTTGGAAGGCGCAGCAGGTTGTGGAATTATGAAGATATTAATCATGTATTGATAACAGAAACGGTGAGGACCAAATTAATCACTGAAGCTTTGATCATTATCATATTTGAATTttgtaagaattgtagatctcgtGACGAATTAAGTATTAATCAATAATCCTTTTTGCTGTTATTTTACTAGGGAACCGAAAATGTTGAGGCCATATCATTTCGTCCAAGTGGGAGAGGTATTTTGAAGCTAAGTGCCACGGCCTTTGCGAAGATGTGCAATCTTAGATTCATCGAAGTATATGCAAAGTCGAACAGAGTGCTCCTTCCTAAGAACTTTGAATTTTGTGCACAAGCACTAAGATGTCTTTACTGGGATTATTATCCTCTGGAATCTTTGCCGTTAAATTTTTGGCCAAAGAATCTTGTAGAACTTCGTATGCGTGAGAGCAAACTCATACAACTGTGGAATGGAGGAGATAAGGTACAGTTTATAAATTTTAGATACATTTATAGAAGTTAATTTGTATCttctaatttattgatatttttctatttaattacaGCCTCTTGGAAATTTGAAAATAATGGACCTCAACTACTCTGATGACCTGATCAGGATTCCGAACCTGTCTAGTATTGCCCCAAATCTTGAGTTTTTATATTTGGAAGAATGTTCGAGTTTGGTTGAAATTCCCTCTCTTCAAAATCTGACCAAGCTTACTGAACTTGATCTAACTTACTGCGATGAAGTCAAAGATTGTCCAGAGATTCCGTGTAATATAAGGATTCTAAAATTAGACGGAACTGGAATAGAACAACTGCCCTCATCAATTAAGCATCTGTctcaacttgtcatattgtccttGGGTGAGTGTACAGCACTCGAGAGTCTTCCAAGCAGCATTGGCAATTTGAAACGTCTTGAAGAACTTCATCTATCTGAATGTCCAAGTCTCGTGACTATTCCAAGCAGCATAGGCGAGTTGAAATGTCTTGAATATTTATTTCTCGAGAATTGCTCAAATTTAGAAAGTCTTCCTGAAAGCATCAAACAACTTTCGAAGTTGAAAGAGCTTAATTTAGAAGATTGCAAGAGACTTAAAAGTTTACCAGGGCTTCCATCATGCTTAAAATTATTAAATGCAACTGATTGTCGCTCTCTGGAATCTGcatcaatttctttcaatttcttagaACATGAAGATGAAAATGAAGAAGCAGATAGAAGTGAACATGAAAATGAAGAAGCACATAAAAGTGAATCTAAAGATTGCaaatttcttgattttagtaATTGCGTCAAATTGAATAAGAAAGTAATGGAGGATGTTTTTGAAGCGCACCTGTTGGGTCAGAAAGTTACATTATTGATGGCAGGAGGTGAAGTGCCAGAAAGGATGAGGTATAAGAATAAAGGAACCTCGCTTTCCTTCAAACTTGACCTTCGTCACGTAATTGCCTTCTCTTTCTGCGTTGTTCTTCGTCCCAGAGGTGGTTTTTATTTTCCTAGATTTGAAGTGGATTTCATATGTGAATCTGGAAATAGGCGGGAACGTAATGCGTTCAACTTATTTAGCAATAAGGACGTTGCGAATTGGAATGGTTATTATGCAGCTCCGTATCTTTCGGACTCATCACACGTGTTGCTTTCATTCAATGGATTGAGGACACGTTTTGATGAAGAGTGTTTGGTTAAGGCCTCATTTTGCTGCATGCCTTACTGGCAAGAGGAGAAAATTATGGAGTCTGGGGTCCATCCTATATATAGTAGAGATAAAAGGAGAAGCAGAAATGAAAAGCATCAAGATGACGAGGAATGCCAATCACTTCTTCAAATATTGGAAGACGAAtcgaagagaagaagaataaataatgaggaggaagcttcttcttcttcttcactcgATCTAAATCTCTCTCTATCCCTTCCTGCTTCCTCTTAACCAAACCCCACTCACTTTCACAACAGGTATAACTCATTTCTAGTTTGCCGTTACTTTTTAGCATTCTTAATTGCTTTACTCTTACAAATAACTGCAATCTTTTGCAGCTCTATCATCTACCGCTCTATTGCCATTTGAGAGAGGGAAGACTATACAGGAGAATAATTAAGCTCAAATCAGGGGAAAAACAACAGGTGAAATGATAAATAGTATCTTCGTTATATGTAATGTGAACAATATTACAATATAATATGTTGTTATGTGAACATATAAATAGTCATTCAATTTTAGTTAAAGTATCTAGGCAAGACTTAAGGTTTAGTTGTTGTTGTATCTAGGCAAGATCCCTAACATTGCACAGCAAAATTCATAGAATTCAGCTACTAGTCCAAACTGATAACAATAAGATCATGATTTTAACAATAGCAAATTTTAGGGAATAAATGCATCTTCTCAGAAGATGCAATGGTCAAACCTGAATTGTTGACAAAACTATAAGGCTAGTTTTCGAGAGTGAACTTGCAGAAACTCACCATTTTCTTGTatctccatttgcaaagttgcagGCTTATTGTTCTTTTTAGTGTGTAGAGATTTCTCTCGATTTTCATAGAAATTGAAGTCATCTAACATTATGAGGTCTTAGCTGAATAACTCTCAAATATATTCAGCATTTCCAAACCTTGCTAAAGTCCAATCTGCAAATTATTATAACAAATCGTGTCAATCCAACCTTTAATATATTCAACAAGAACAGAGGCCACCATGCACAAGTTTCTATTCTAGCAGCATCTTTTGCCAGATATATTGAAATATCAAGCCTAAATTGTATGGTACAACCACTGAAAATAACAGAAAAATGGCAACATACTCTGCTAAGTTGAGTTTTTAATGCAGGGGAACCATATGCACAGCATATTGCAGAAGACTTCCACAAATAGAAGCTGCTGTGTAAGAGAACAGGTCTTTTCTCAAAACCACGAACTTCAAAAATAgagagttgttttttttttttttttttttttgaggttaacaTGAACTTAAAAATATTTCTGCTCCATTCCCAACATGACAAGGTCAGGTATAACAAATATTCATTGTAAAGCAGCACTACCATGAAGTAAACACAATTTTCGACAATCAATATGTATTTAGTTCTAGCCATAtttcttaaaatataatataacaaATTAGAAGATGTAAATGTAGAGCAGACTGGCTTTCACAACAGAAACATCAGAAGACAATTGAGTTCTAAAGCAAAGGAGATACCTCTTGAGTGTCTCTGCTATAAGTTACAGGCCGCCTACCATTATTTTCAAGATCTCTGTTCTGCTTCACGGAATGCTGCATCTAACTTCTTATTTCCATTTGGAGTGCTTGCCCATACATCATATTTAATGCTCTTATGAATGTCATCTTCATTGTAAGATTTGATAACATAGAACTTAGCATCTGCGTACTTAGTTTCAAAATCTGGTTTGTTATACTGATCTCTTTGTACAGTGATTCCCAAGTCTTCCTTGACAGCAGTCTCCAGAGAAGGAAATTTGTTAGAGCCCCTAGGACCAGAAGTTAgttcatttgaggtttcaaaatcACTGTTTTTATAGAATCTGTCTCCAGATTTATTTCTATCATTTCCATTCCATATCCTTCCGTTCTGTCTATAGTTCATAGGACAATTATGCGGGAATGGACCATGTTTTTGGATAGAAAAAGGAGGCAAATTTCCTACAGAATGGTATCCTTTCGAGAGGCCTGCTGAGAAATCAGAACCCAATGCAGACACCTGTAACAAAAAAAGTTAAATCAGCAAAAACACTCAAAACTGAAGACTAGTGATGACCAACAAGCACAACAAACTTCAAAATCAATTCTTTTTGGGAAAGTTTAAAGATATAGACATAAAAAGTAAGAATATTTCATACCTTGTTTAAAGGTCTGATTGCTTGTGTATTAGTAGACTTAGAGGATTTGCCAGCAGTATTGTCGTTAGACTTCATATAGTTAAAACCACTGGACTTGGCAAAAGTAGAAGCTGATCCATATTTTCCATTTTGAGAACCAGTATTGCCATTTGAGACATCACTAAAATATGCTGAATCCCATGAATAGCAAGGCATGGCTTCTGATCCATAGAAAACAGGATGTGGAAGGTATCCAGGTGAAGAAAAATATGCTTGTTGACCAACACTTTGCCCATCTACCCCAACCACTGCCCCAGAAGCATATGGATTATAGCCAGGTAAATAATAGACTAGTGATCCATTGTCTGATTGCATCCCTGATGTGATCAACCGATACACTAGTATCAATTATCAACAAGACACAATTATACAAAACTACCCTTATCAGCCAAGCAGAACGAGACATAGTTTTGCCTAATTTTTGCAAATAGAAATGAAAGTATACGTCAGAAGAACATACCATATGAGATCCATGTGCTTGAAAATAACCATGATCATCCAATTGTGTGAAGGATCCATTATACTCTGCAACAAAGAGTAAGTTTAAGAAATAATATACCATAAATTAATCTAATTCTCAAATTATAAACTTCAGAGCTGCAAatcaaactgaaaaaaaaaatctttaattgaAGCAAAGTAAAGTaacttaatattttcaaaattatcaTGCTTGAAGACGTGCTAAAgtattatcttttcatttttcaaatGATTGCACCATTAGCCTAAAAAATGATTCTGACTATATGGAAGTCAACTAAGAAATATGAGTAGTTAATCACAAGGCCGATTAACATCATCCTATGCAACATATATTACCAGACATCTCAAGTCTCAACTTTACTGAAAACCTATTATATGAGTACTTTTAACTAAGATTATGGCATTCCATTTAATTGACTTTATCACAACTCCAAAAGATTATATATAAGAAGAATATATAACCATCTCAATATCCCACCTGGGTAGTAATAATTGTAACTACTAGTCGGTGGATTGTAAATACCAAGGTCTCCAACAGACTCTTGGTCAGTCTCCCCTTTGATACCAGAATTACCATCTACTTCACCTTTGGTATTAGAAGTAGCATCCCGTGAAAAGCAACTGAATGATGTTGAGCCACATGGTAATCCATCTTTTCCAGAAGCCTGAAAACAAAGACATAAAAAGGAAAATAAGATAATAAAAAGATAATCTTGTTCAACTAAGCATTAAGTAAGTCTGTTCTTAAAATAACCATCTAATCTTGTTCTACTAAGCATTAAGTTTGTTGTTAAAATAACCATCTACCATGCACAGAATAAATTTGTGCAATGTGGATGCCTAGAGATACACATACAGAGCCACAAAAATCTAAGAtccaaaaaatttaaataaaacactaGCAATCCTTTTAAACAAGAAGAATGGATCTCATGGTACTCACACAAATAGATCATATTCTTGAACTTATGTTATAATGACCAAAAACATATTTCCTTGACCTTTTAGTGTTTTATAATTCTCAGTAATCCAATGCATACCATACACCAAACCGCAAAGTGAAAGTTGGCACAACTACAAGAAAGATAGGAATCCACAATAAATTAAAACCAAGCCTTTTCACCTTCATAACGCCATTTTTCCAAGCAATTATCCACAAGGAAGAAAACAAAAGCAACATAGATTAATATGACATACCACATCACGCCTAGCCAATTTCCTAATGGACTCCGACTTCAATCCTGTAGGAAGAGATTCAGCTGCATTATATAGTTAAGAATACAATACTTATTCAATTAGCCCACAAATCATGGAGTTGCGAACAATATCTACACCATTAAATAGTCAATacagaatttttctttttttttttttccacaggACAAAGCCAATACGCAATTTTAGCAGCAAGAGGAAGGACTGAAAGGGGCGAAAAGGGCATAAATCAAACAAGCCAAACAATTTACTTTCCATAAAATGAAAATCTTGATCATCCATGATAATTATTACCCATCTTCAATATAAAATGAACAAcccagattttttttttcccattttcagttaaaaaaaagtaacacaaatgaaattaaaaatagaaCCCATAATAGCTTTATATTTAAAAAGTTTTGGGGGGGGGGGCGGGGGGGTGGGGAAGGAGGGCGAAGAAGAGGAGGAGGGGGAAAGGGGAAAAGAAACCCAATAAGAGAGCAAGTTCTGTTCCAGCGGCAATCGTCGATCGATAAAAGCCCAAGTTAACACCTGCAAACAGAGAGACAAAATAAATAGCAAAAGTGTTAGTCAAAGTTAAAGCACTAGTACTTTTATACCAAAAGTCTTACGATTTAGCATTGTATTTTGATgggtgaaattattttttttgaataaaaatattattttaaatattattaaaaaaataatttaaaaaatttaatttattattttataattaaaataaatttaatttaatttttaattattttttaatattttataattaatatatttaaaaaaataatttttttaataataattttaataacaatATCAATACAACCAAACTCAACCACTGTCgataaaacaaaatatttattcttataaaaattgaattttattgttttccttttaataataaaattcaaaaaaaaaatctcatcttcAAAAGCAAAAACGCTGGTTGCACGCTCTCCAGTCTCCACCAGGCACACGTTAGCAACTTCAACCACATAAAATAGAAATCAATTTACAAAATAGAAAATTAGAAACAGAAGTCACCGAATCAAACTGCTCATAGagagcaaaaaaaattaaaacttttcaTTTCCTTTGATACGCATATGCTACAGAGGAAGTAACAGAGGACTAAAAACGAAGAAAAATGGGAAATCGGAAGCGGACCTAGAAGCGACGGATCGAGGCCGATACGAAACCGAGAGACCCGATCTGATGGGTCCGGAAAACTGCTTTTCAGTAGAGTAGAAAAGTGGTTTTCcagagaaggaaagaaaagaaagcagTGAAGTGAAGGTCGGGAAGGAGAAGAAGGGAAACAAAAGGGTCTAATTATGGAAAGATCGGACAGGTGAGATGAGTTCCTGGTTTGAGAAGAAGAAATTATAATCACTCTATAAATTAAAACCCATCACTCTATAAATTATAATCAGTTTGATTCCGATTCAAACccttaaattattaatttgagCCAATTTCAgattttaattttgatataattcaCAACTTATCTAGGTAGGTTCGATATTTAGTGTTGTTTTGttattgatttgaaaaaaaaaatatgtcaaTTTGATtggttaaaaatataattaaaaatgtacaaaatatataaattataatttatattagtTTTATAATGACATgactatatttatatattttatgatatattaaaagttttttttaatataattcattaattaaaatgtCTATGGCTTAAAAAGATAATGTAAATATAATcactaatatttttatataaataagaaaatatttacaTGGAATGAATTTCTTCtatgaaatattaatttattgttgAGAAAATAGTTCATACCTACATAAGGGATGCTCCATGTGAATTCTACCATACAACTAATTCATattattttgaaatttgatgatatgcgtgcgtattttattcattttaatttttagtttataatttatttttttaatttttataaattggtatatatataataaaaaaaataattactctAGTTAACATTATTGTTGTAAGAATCGGATGGGTTTAATTAGGTAAAGAACtaataatcaatttgatttagATAATAAATCTGAAAtgttagaaaattagggttcattGGTTACGCATTCGGgttttaaatgatttaattaactcgtttaaaattaaaaaaaaaaatcgaaaatAGTGTGCTAGGAGATTTGAACATAGGACCATGTAATGCATAAATGGTTTGTAATCAACTTTagtgtatgtatatatattttgatgattgtaacaatacattattattattatttttaaggcATTATTAATTATACaggatataattaatatttatttaattatgggtATAGATTCATACTTTAATCTACATAAGATCTTTTCTAATCTTAATTGCCTTTTTTATTGACTTTATACCGATTATAATTAaaagtttgttttttttttaaataaagttaattttataaACAAAATAAATTAGGCATCTATAGATTTAATGTGataataaatttttgaaatttatataaaattttaaatttgtcttttttataaataaatgaaaaaaaattataaaattcaatGGTGACCCCTTCTCGCTTTTACCTCATTGACCCTTTTCTCCTTCACCTTTTCAATGAGTCTCCCTTTAGCTGCATTCCCTTTTTTGGTACAATTTCAGATCTTTCTTTGAAGCAGAAGATTGAGAAGCATAGCTAGTCAacgcctagtttttttttttctttttttttttttttctaattttagcaCTTTCTCTGCCTCTTCTGTGAAGAactatcattttttttcttttcttttaaattatatgtatattatatgataattatatgTTTATTTGTGTATTTTGATTGTTCTGACTTGTTAAGTGTATTAACATAGgttgattaatttatttattgattgatttatctaatttttttttttaattaagtgtTTGAGAAATCTATAGATGAGAATgtttaaggtggatgagtagtcATATTAGATTAGATAAAATCGATAATgtgagtattagagaaaaagtaggtgtggtgccaattgaggataagttgagagaagagagattgaggtagtttggtcagtagatatacggaggctccagttagacaagtaaagtATATTAAGTTAgataatagaaagaaaagaaggagtagacctaaattgacttagaggagagtagtacaatatgatatttttatatgatttaacccaaaatcgtttagagtggagaaagagaatccatataatcGATccaaaatttttgagataaaagtttagttgagttTAAGTGTTTGAAAAATCTATATATTCCATGACAGGACTTTATGTTCCGCTAGTAAATTGTCTGGCAAAAGCTCTAACagtttgtatttaagttatacatGTCTTAATTAGGGAAATTTAGTGTGACGAGAAATAGTTGGTTTGCTTCCACACAATAATTAATTTTGGTAcaaaattttatcattaaaatccTAGTGAAATTTCTTCTAAAAAAAGTCTTGGtgaaatttgatttattgaattaatttgattcttcaaatacctatgtgGGTTTAAGTCCATAATATATATTACCACATTCTTTTTACTAAACttattaaaattatcaaaatgaTATAGttttatgtgtaaattgaataaaattaatcGATTtattttttgacaattaaaaaaaGTTCAAAGATTTTTAGAAAGGCTAACAAATTTCCAATTATAATCAATAATTCAATT includes:
- the LOC131172708 gene encoding disease resistance protein RPV1-like, whose protein sequence is MSKGDDSYDLNLIGIKLRVEEVEQLLNEKQIVGIWGMGGIGKTTIAQEVFHRNKNKFDGHCFVENVRETMTKQSSNSVRVKIIPQLLRDKHVDSLNDSTRRRLKSKKVLIVFDDVEDRNHLKDLAGECDLYGEGSRIIITSRDSHVLNSDFSEKGVYEVEKLIDSQSMELFSLHAFNQNLPKEKYLELSKKVTIYARGNPLALKVLGSHLFRRTIKEWESELEKLEGKSLKKIQDVLKTSYDGLEKSEQEIFLDIACFFKGEDKDEVERKLKACGFYPESGIPRLIEKSLITISNGAVDMHDLLEQMGKDIVNEECKQLGRRSRLWNYEDINHVLITETGTENVEAISFRPSGRGILKLSATAFAKMCNLRFIEVYAKSNRVLLPKNFEFCAQALRCLYWDYYPLESLPLNFWPKNLVELRMRESKLIQLWNGGDKPLGNLKIMDLNYSDDLIRIPNLSSIAPNLEFLYLEECSSLVEIPSLQNLTKLTELDLTYCDEVKDCPEIPCNIRILKLDGTGIEQLPSSIKHLSQLVILSLGECTALESLPSSIGNLKRLEELHLSECPSLVTIPSSIGELKCLEYLFLENCSNLESLPESIKQLSKLKELNLEDCKRLKSLPGLPSCLKLLNATDCRSLESASISFNFLEHEDENEEADRSEHENEEAHKSESKDCKFLDFSNCVKLNKKVMEDVFEAHLLGQKVTLLMAGGEVPERMRYKNKGTSLSFKLDLRHVIAFSFCVVLRPRGGFYFPRFEVDFICESGNRRERNAFNLFSNKDVANWNGYYAAPYLSDSSHVLLSFNGLRTRFDEECLVKASFCCMPYWQEEKIMESGLYHLPLYCHLREGRLYRRIIKLKSGEKQQVK
- the LOC131172709 gene encoding YTH domain-containing protein ECT4-like, whose product is MLNRVNLGFYRSTIAAGTELALLLAESLPTGLKSESIRKLARRDVASGKDGLPCGSTSFSCFSRDATSNTKGEVDGNSGIKGETDQESVGDLGIYNPPTSSYNYYYPEYNGSFTQLDDHVYRLITSGMQSDNGSLVYYLPGYNPYASGAVVGVDGQSVGQQAYFSSPGYLPHPVFYGSEAMPCYSWDSAYFSDVSNGNTGSQNGKYGSASTFAKSSGFNYMKSNDNTAGKSSKSTNTQAIRPLNKVSALGSDFSAGLSKGYHSVGNLPPFSIQKHGPFPHNCPMNYRQNGRIWNGNDRNKSGDRFYKNSDFETSNELTSGPRGSNKFPSLETAVKEDLGITVQRDQYNKPDFETKYADAKFYVIKSYNEDDIHKSIKYDVWASTPNGNKKLDAAFREAEQRS